A genomic window from Sphingomonas taxi includes:
- a CDS encoding aspartyl protease family protein — translation MHLLLPLVLLAASPQPAGREGVVTLAADSEAQWVSFDLTPGNQIRFTLTLDERPVTAILDTGVSYSVLAAKSAAADPTRVTANGQATAIGGGGNGAVAVGWLATRRLAIGGLTRTGGGVTVADLPALATGSAQAVDMLIGRDVTGGQALDIDYANHRFRLLPSGRLPFVGAIAPLAISPGRRVYESSATIATRRLAPMIVDTGDGSALTLSAASARTAGIARLPTTTTISFGLAGETVSTLAILPAVSLGQQVVRNVEARVEPAGGFSETIGVAGRIGSGLLQNYRVLLDPGAGRMVLKPGPEANAPPLRSTSGLLVGLERDRLKVLHVMRGGPAAAAGWQPGETICRINDQPVTTDYPTSALAKWAIGAPGTAVRLGLCDGTVRTLTLRQFY, via the coding sequence ATGCATCTGCTCCTGCCCCTCGTCCTGCTCGCCGCCTCGCCCCAGCCCGCGGGACGTGAGGGGGTCGTCACGCTCGCCGCCGACAGCGAGGCGCAATGGGTGTCGTTCGACCTGACGCCGGGCAACCAGATCCGCTTCACGCTGACGCTCGACGAACGGCCGGTGACCGCGATCCTCGATACCGGGGTGAGCTATTCGGTGCTCGCCGCCAAGTCTGCCGCCGCCGATCCGACGCGGGTCACCGCCAACGGCCAGGCGACCGCGATCGGTGGCGGCGGCAATGGCGCGGTGGCGGTCGGCTGGCTCGCGACGCGGCGGCTGGCGATCGGCGGGCTCACCCGCACCGGCGGCGGCGTCACCGTCGCCGACCTGCCCGCGCTCGCCACCGGCAGCGCGCAGGCGGTCGATATGCTGATCGGGCGCGATGTCACCGGCGGTCAGGCGCTCGACATCGATTACGCCAACCACCGCTTCCGCCTGCTGCCGTCGGGCCGGCTGCCGTTCGTCGGGGCGATCGCGCCGCTGGCCATCTCGCCCGGCCGCCGCGTCTACGAAAGCAGCGCGACGATCGCAACCAGACGGCTGGCGCCGATGATTGTCGACACCGGCGACGGCTCGGCGCTGACCTTGTCCGCCGCATCCGCCAGAACGGCGGGGATCGCGCGGCTGCCGACCACGACGACGATCTCCTTCGGCCTCGCCGGCGAGACGGTGAGCACGCTCGCCATCCTGCCCGCGGTGTCGCTGGGGCAGCAGGTGGTGCGCAACGTCGAGGCGCGGGTCGAGCCGGCGGGCGGCTTTTCCGAGACGATCGGCGTGGCGGGGCGGATCGGGTCGGGTCTGCTCCAGAATTACCGCGTGCTGCTCGACCCCGGCGCCGGACGGATGGTGCTCAAGCCGGGGCCGGAGGCGAACGCCCCGCCGCTGCGCTCGACCAGCGGATTGCTGGTCGGGCTGGAGCGCGACCGGCTCAAGGTGCTGCACGTCATGCGCGGCGGGCCAGCGGCGGCGGCGGGGTGGCAGCCCGGCGAGACGATCTGCCGGATCAACGACCAGCCGGTCACCACGGACTATCCGACGAGCGCGCTGGCGAAATGGGCGATCGGCGCGCCGGGTACGGCGGTGCGGCTGGGCCTTTGCGACGGGACGGTGCGGACGCTGACCTTGCGGCAATTCTACTGA
- a CDS encoding S1C family serine protease: protein MRRLLLLLLALLGAPFWATSAAADDIGATARGVVRVVTIAVVDGQVVGFGHGSGVAIAPNRIVTNAHVMELAERYPDNVVIGVVPSEGDKSYQGRVVAYDAKRDLALIEFAGARLPAAALYTGPVSEGDPVVALGYPGNVDLATAQSAADYIRPTSPVRSEGVFSGRRSLTGIEVLLHTASIARGNSGGPLLDRCGRVIGINSAITRGEEGDGSFGFAIADTELSAFLREAKQPYASVGTACTSIEERLRDDSAADVRARSDALTSQRDAATRAAMGREEALARARETAQTRRENVMGFAGLLLVLGAMGIGAAGLFAVQGQGQGQRQRRRTIWAASLGGLVMVVAMLVFVLRPKGEPAVPPPPAAISQVVPNAPLGKLTCVFQPERSRVTVSPTSDVALHWGRSGCGGGVQYLPTGDRWERVVVPDGEQTVSVVAFDPLTRRYTDTRYMLGAQAMAQARKLQQGQGAASRCTVDPAAIERLAQQQSAIRTTLPPLPNEKLVYSCRTG from the coding sequence ATGCGCCGCCTCCTGCTCCTGCTTCTCGCCCTGCTTGGCGCCCCGTTCTGGGCGACGTCCGCCGCCGCCGACGACATCGGCGCGACCGCGCGCGGCGTCGTCCGCGTCGTCACCATCGCCGTCGTCGACGGGCAGGTGGTCGGCTTCGGCCACGGCAGCGGCGTCGCGATCGCACCCAATCGCATCGTCACCAACGCGCACGTCATGGAACTGGCGGAACGCTATCCCGACAATGTCGTGATCGGCGTGGTGCCGTCGGAAGGCGACAAGAGCTACCAGGGCCGCGTCGTCGCCTATGACGCGAAGCGCGACCTCGCGCTGATCGAATTCGCCGGCGCGCGGCTACCCGCGGCCGCGCTCTATACCGGGCCGGTGAGCGAGGGCGATCCGGTGGTCGCGCTCGGCTATCCCGGCAACGTCGATCTCGCGACCGCGCAGTCGGCCGCGGATTACATCCGCCCGACCTCGCCGGTCCGTTCGGAAGGCGTCTTCTCCGGTAGGCGCAGCCTGACCGGGATCGAGGTGCTGCTCCACACCGCCAGCATCGCGCGCGGCAATTCGGGCGGGCCGTTGCTCGACCGCTGTGGCCGGGTGATCGGCATCAATTCGGCGATCACCCGCGGCGAGGAGGGCGATGGCTCGTTCGGCTTCGCGATCGCCGATACCGAGCTGTCCGCCTTCCTGCGCGAGGCGAAACAGCCTTATGCCAGCGTCGGCACCGCCTGCACCTCGATCGAGGAACGGCTGCGCGACGACAGCGCAGCGGACGTGCGCGCGCGCAGCGATGCCCTGACCAGCCAGCGCGACGCCGCCACCCGCGCGGCGATGGGCCGCGAAGAGGCGCTCGCCCGCGCCCGCGAGACCGCGCAGACCCGGCGCGAGAACGTTATGGGGTTCGCCGGCCTGCTGCTGGTGCTGGGCGCGATGGGGATCGGCGCGGCCGGGCTGTTCGCAGTGCAGGGGCAGGGGCAGGGGCAGCGGCAGCGGCGGCGGACTATCTGGGCGGCGAGCCTCGGCGGCCTCGTCATGGTCGTCGCGATGCTCGTCTTCGTGCTGCGGCCAAAGGGCGAGCCCGCCGTTCCGCCGCCGCCCGCGGCGATCAGCCAGGTCGTGCCCAATGCGCCGCTCGGCAAGCTCACCTGCGTCTTCCAGCCCGAACGCAGCCGCGTCACCGTCTCGCCGACCAGCGACGTCGCGCTGCACTGGGGGCGCAGCGGGTGCGGCGGCGGCGTGCAATATCTGCCGACCGGCGACCGCTGGGAGCGCGTGGTGGTGCCCGACGGCGAGCAGACGGTGTCGGTCGTCGCCTTCGACCCGCTGACCCGCCGTTATACCGACACCCGCTACATGCTCGGCGCGCAGGCGATGGCGCAGGCGCGCAAGTTGCAGCAGGGGCAGGGCGCGGCATCCCGCTGCACCGTCGACCCCGCTGCGATCGAGCGCCTCGCCCAGCAGCAATCGGCGATCCGCACGACGCTGCCGCCGCTGCCCAACGAGAAGCTGGTCTATAGTTGTCGTACGGGCTGA
- the phaR gene encoding polyhydroxyalkanoate synthesis repressor PhaR, giving the protein MKKQARADGIVIIKKYANRRLYNTETSSYITLEHLATMTREGRDFKVVDAKTDDDITHNVLTQIIMEEESRGQTMLPVSFLRQLISMYGDSMQAMVPGYLEASMDSFRRNQEQFKSAVEGAFAHSPFAEIAKRNLQMLEVAAQAFQTPGVAPVTPPPTPTASKDDQIAALKAELTRLQDKVEKLG; this is encoded by the coding sequence ATGAAGAAACAGGCCAGGGCCGACGGAATCGTCATCATCAAGAAATACGCCAATCGGCGCCTCTATAATACCGAGACCTCGTCCTACATCACGCTTGAGCATCTGGCGACGATGACCCGCGAGGGGCGCGACTTCAAGGTCGTCGACGCCAAGACCGACGACGATATCACCCATAACGTGCTGACCCAGATCATCATGGAAGAGGAAAGCCGCGGCCAGACGATGCTGCCGGTCAGTTTCCTGCGCCAGCTCATCTCCATGTACGGCGATTCGATGCAGGCGATGGTACCGGGCTATCTGGAAGCGTCGATGGACAGTTTCCGCCGCAACCAGGAACAGTTCAAGTCGGCGGTCGAGGGCGCCTTCGCGCACTCCCCCTTCGCCGAGATCGCCAAGCGCAACCTGCAGATGCTCGAGGTCGCCGCGCAGGCGTTCCAGACGCCGGGCGTCGCCCCGGTGACCCCGCCACCGACGCCCACGGCGAGCAAGGACGACCAGATCGCGGCGCTGAAGGCGGAGCTGACGCGGTTGCAGGACAAGGTCGAGAAGCTCGGCTGA
- a CDS encoding CpaF family protein, whose translation MSAFGRRNGMGNGQPARPAFGVARPMQGSPAPRADEAAPGSQFPPIETMPLPGGLPGDDPLAGSLPAGTLDAMQRLTDRQNASGDAGSSRGEGFEASIHKIKEQVLPRLLERVDPEAAATLGKDELAEEFRPIIGEVLAELKLTLNRREQFALEKVLVDELLGLGPLEELLADPAITDIMVNGPDQTYVERKGKLELAQIQFRDEEHLFQIAQRIVNSVGRRVDQTTPLADARLKDGSRVNVIVPPLSLRGTAISIRKFSAKPITLDMMAGFGSMSPKMATALKIAGASRFNVVISGGTGSGKTTMLNALSKMIDPGERVLTIEDAAELRLQQPHWLPLETRPANLEGQGEISIRDLVKNALRMRPDRIILGEIRGSECFDMLAAMNTGHDGSMCTLHANSPREALARMENMVMMSDIKVPKEAISRQIADSVELIIQVKRLRDGSRRVTNVTEVIGMEGPVIVTQELFKFEYLDESADGKIIGEYRSMGLRPYTLDKAKQFGFDQAFLEACL comes from the coding sequence ATGAGCGCGTTCGGGCGTCGCAACGGAATGGGTAACGGACAGCCGGCACGGCCGGCGTTCGGCGTGGCGCGCCCGATGCAGGGCAGCCCGGCGCCGCGCGCCGACGAAGCCGCACCCGGCAGCCAGTTCCCGCCGATCGAGACGATGCCGCTGCCCGGCGGCCTGCCCGGCGACGACCCGCTCGCCGGCAGCCTGCCCGCCGGCACGCTCGACGCGATGCAGCGGCTCACCGACCGGCAGAATGCCAGCGGCGACGCCGGCAGCAGCCGCGGCGAGGGCTTCGAGGCGTCGATCCACAAGATCAAGGAACAGGTGCTGCCGCGCCTGCTCGAACGCGTCGATCCCGAGGCCGCCGCGACGCTCGGCAAGGACGAGCTCGCCGAGGAATTCCGCCCGATCATCGGCGAGGTGCTCGCCGAGCTCAAGCTGACGCTCAACCGCCGCGAACAGTTCGCGCTGGAAAAGGTGCTGGTCGACGAGCTGCTCGGCCTGGGGCCGCTCGAGGAATTGCTCGCCGATCCGGCGATCACCGACATCATGGTCAACGGTCCCGACCAGACCTATGTCGAGCGCAAGGGCAAGCTCGAACTGGCGCAGATCCAGTTCCGCGACGAGGAGCATCTGTTCCAGATCGCGCAGCGGATCGTCAATTCGGTCGGCCGCCGCGTCGACCAAACGACGCCGCTCGCCGACGCGCGCCTCAAGGACGGCAGCCGCGTCAACGTCATCGTGCCGCCGCTGTCGCTGCGCGGCACCGCGATCTCGATCCGCAAATTCTCCGCCAAGCCGATCACGCTCGACATGATGGCGGGCTTCGGCAGCATGAGTCCCAAGATGGCGACCGCGCTCAAGATCGCGGGCGCGAGCCGGTTCAACGTCGTCATCTCGGGCGGCACCGGTTCGGGCAAGACGACGATGCTCAACGCTTTGTCGAAGATGATCGACCCCGGCGAGCGCGTGCTGACGATCGAGGACGCCGCCGAGCTTCGCCTGCAACAGCCGCACTGGCTGCCGCTGGAAACGCGCCCGGCCAATCTGGAAGGGCAAGGCGAGATCAGCATCCGCGACCTCGTCAAGAACGCGCTGCGTATGCGCCCGGACCGCATCATCCTCGGCGAAATCCGCGGCAGCGAGTGTTTCGACATGCTCGCCGCGATGAACACCGGTCACGACGGCTCGATGTGCACGCTGCACGCCAATTCCCCGCGCGAGGCGCTCGCCCGTATGGAGAATATGGTGATGATGTCGGACATCAAGGTGCCCAAGGAGGCGATCAGCCGCCAGATCGCCGATTCGGTCGAGCTCATCATCCAGGTGAAGCGCCTGCGCGACGGCTCGCGCCGCGTCACCAACGTCACCGAGGTGATCGGCATGGAAGGGCCGGTGATCGTGACGCAGGAATTGTTCAAGTTCGAATATCTCGACGAGAGCGCCGACGGCAAGATCATCGGCGAATACCGCTCGATGGGGCTGCGGCCCTATACGCTCGACAAGGCGAAGCAATTCGGGTTCGATCAGGCGTTTCTGGAGGCGTGCCTGTAG
- a CDS encoding acetyl-CoA C-acetyltransferase, which produces MTEIVITAAKRTPVGSFLGAFATTPAHELGRVAIEAALAQAGVDGADVSEVILGQVLTAAQGQNPARQASMAAGIPKEVPAWGVNQVCGSGLRAVALACQAIQTGDATIVVAGGQESMSMSAHAQTMRGGTKMGAVSLVDTMVVDGLTDVFNGYHMGITAENLAEQYQVTRADQDAFSVASQNKAEAARGSGRFKDEIAPVTIKGRKGDTVVADDEYIRAGATIESVGGVRPAFKKDGTVTAANASGLNDGAAALVLMSRAEAEARGTPVLATIRSWASAGVDPSVMGIGPVPASRKALEKAGWTLADLDLIEANEAFAAQALSVGKELGWDADKVNVNGGAIAIGHPIGASGARVLTTLLYEMEKRDAKKGLATLCIGGGMGIAMCVER; this is translated from the coding sequence ATGACCGAGATCGTCATCACCGCCGCCAAGCGTACCCCCGTCGGCAGCTTCCTCGGCGCCTTCGCCACCACCCCCGCGCACGAACTGGGCCGCGTCGCGATCGAGGCGGCGCTCGCCCAGGCCGGCGTCGACGGCGCCGACGTGTCGGAGGTGATCCTCGGCCAGGTGCTCACCGCGGCGCAGGGGCAGAATCCGGCGCGGCAGGCGTCGATGGCGGCGGGCATCCCCAAGGAGGTGCCGGCCTGGGGCGTCAATCAGGTGTGCGGCTCGGGCCTGCGCGCGGTCGCGCTCGCCTGTCAGGCGATCCAGACCGGCGACGCGACGATCGTCGTCGCCGGCGGACAGGAGAGCATGTCGATGAGCGCGCATGCGCAGACGATGCGCGGCGGCACCAAGATGGGCGCGGTCAGCCTCGTCGACACGATGGTGGTCGACGGCCTCACCGACGTGTTCAACGGCTATCACATGGGGATCACCGCGGAGAATCTCGCCGAGCAATATCAGGTGACGCGCGCCGACCAGGACGCCTTCTCGGTCGCCAGCCAGAACAAGGCGGAGGCCGCGCGCGGCAGCGGCCGCTTCAAGGACGAGATCGCCCCGGTGACGATCAAGGGCCGCAAGGGCGACACCGTCGTGGCGGACGACGAATATATCCGCGCCGGCGCGACGATCGAGAGCGTCGGCGGCGTACGGCCGGCGTTCAAGAAGGACGGCACCGTCACCGCCGCCAATGCGAGCGGCCTCAACGACGGCGCCGCGGCGCTGGTGCTGATGAGCCGCGCCGAGGCCGAGGCGCGCGGCACGCCGGTGCTCGCGACGATCCGGAGCTGGGCGAGCGCGGGCGTCGATCCGTCGGTGATGGGCATCGGCCCGGTGCCGGCATCGAGGAAGGCGCTGGAGAAGGCCGGCTGGACGCTCGCCGACCTCGACCTGATCGAGGCGAACGAGGCGTTCGCGGCGCAGGCGCTGTCGGTCGGCAAAGAACTCGGCTGGGATGCGGACAAGGTCAACGTCAACGGCGGCGCGATCGCGATCGGCCACCCGATCGGCGCCAGCGGCGCGCGCGTGCTGACCACGCTGCTCTACGAGATGGAAAAGCGCGATGCGAAGAAGGGGCTGGCGACCTTGTGCATCGGCGGCGGGATGGGGATCGCGATGTGCGTCGAGCGGTGA
- the ada gene encoding bifunctional DNA-binding transcriptional regulator/O6-methylguanine-DNA methyltransferase Ada — MSTIDQDAAWAAFERRDRTQDGAFVVAVRTTGIYCKPSCPARHPRRDNVSFLADGAAARAAGYRACLRCKPDDVARDSRAVAEAIALIAAAEEPVGLAALAARVGYAPHHFQRLFTRATGVSPAAYARALRAGRAADALQQADRVTDAIYDAGYGAASRFYADGARRLGMAPSVWARGGAGATIRWTQVATSLGPLLVAATDKGLCRVAFDEDAAALAARFPRAEIAPGDTALAGLAAAVVALVETPGRDAALPLDVRGTAFQEAVWQALKTIPAGETRSYAELAALAGQPGAVRAAGTACGSNPLAVVVPCHRVTRSDGGLGGYAYGVERKRALLAREGG; from the coding sequence ATGAGCACCATCGATCAGGACGCGGCCTGGGCCGCCTTCGAGCGCCGCGACCGGACGCAGGACGGCGCGTTCGTCGTCGCGGTGCGCACCACGGGCATCTATTGCAAGCCGAGCTGCCCCGCGCGGCATCCGCGGCGCGACAACGTCAGCTTCCTCGCCGACGGCGCGGCGGCGCGCGCGGCGGGCTATCGCGCCTGCCTGCGCTGCAAACCCGACGACGTCGCCCGCGACAGCCGGGCGGTGGCCGAGGCGATCGCGCTGATCGCGGCGGCGGAGGAACCGGTCGGGCTGGCGGCGCTCGCCGCGCGGGTCGGCTATGCGCCGCATCATTTCCAGCGCTTGTTCACCCGCGCGACCGGGGTCAGCCCCGCCGCTTATGCGCGCGCGCTGCGCGCCGGACGCGCGGCGGACGCGTTGCAGCAGGCGGACCGCGTCACCGATGCGATCTACGACGCGGGCTATGGCGCGGCGAGCCGCTTCTATGCCGATGGCGCCAGGCGGCTCGGCATGGCGCCGTCGGTCTGGGCGCGCGGCGGTGCGGGCGCGACGATCCGCTGGACGCAGGTCGCGACGTCGCTGGGGCCGCTGCTCGTCGCGGCGACCGACAAGGGGCTGTGCCGGGTGGCGTTCGACGAGGATGCGGCGGCGCTGGCGGCGCGCTTCCCGCGGGCGGAGATCGCGCCGGGCGACACGGCGCTAGCCGGCCTTGCCGCGGCGGTGGTGGCGCTGGTCGAGACGCCCGGCCGCGACGCCGCGCTGCCGCTCGACGTGCGCGGCACCGCCTTTCAGGAAGCGGTGTGGCAGGCGCTGAAGACGATCCCGGCGGGCGAGACGCGCAGCTATGCCGAGCTGGCCGCGCTCGCCGGCCAGCCGGGCGCGGTGCGCGCGGCGGGGACGGCATGCGGCAGCAACCCGCTGGCGGTGGTCGTCCCCTGCCACCGCGTCACGCGCAGCGACGGCGGGCTCGGCGGCTATGCCTATGGCGTCGAGCGCAAGCGCGCGCTGCTGGCGCGCGAGGGCGGGTGA
- a CDS encoding alpha/beta hydrolase: protein MLRSETAADPARTAAALAGLAAYQQAPRPAPPPPMPALATAGRACLRYYGGRGRMVVFVPSLINPPAILDLGEASLARWMATQGCRVALVDWGEPGAADRDMDMTGHIESLLLPLIEQLDEPPVLVGYCLGGTMALAAAGATPVAGLATIAAPWRFAGYGESAPGMLDLWQAAKPTAEALGVLPMEVLQAGFWRLDPARTIAKYESFGRLDPEGAAARAFVRLEDWANAGAPLPLAAARDLFEGFVAADRPGTGGWIVRDAPASPARLDCPAVEFVSLTDRIVPAATAAGLADRRDLGLGHVGMIVGGRGRTMLWEPLAHWIAALPPGRHAPK, encoded by the coding sequence ATGCTGCGCAGCGAAACCGCAGCAGATCCGGCGCGCACCGCGGCGGCGCTCGCCGGGCTCGCCGCCTATCAGCAGGCGCCACGCCCCGCCCCGCCGCCGCCGATGCCAGCACTCGCCACCGCCGGGCGCGCGTGCCTGCGTTATTATGGCGGACGCGGCCGGATGGTGGTGTTCGTGCCGTCGCTGATCAATCCGCCGGCGATCCTCGATCTCGGCGAGGCGTCGCTGGCGCGCTGGATGGCGACGCAGGGCTGCCGCGTCGCGTTGGTCGACTGGGGCGAGCCGGGTGCCGCCGATCGCGACATGGACATGACCGGCCATATCGAATCGCTGCTGCTGCCGCTGATCGAGCAGCTCGACGAGCCGCCGGTGCTGGTCGGCTATTGCCTCGGCGGGACGATGGCGCTGGCGGCGGCGGGCGCCACCCCGGTCGCGGGCCTCGCAACGATCGCCGCGCCGTGGCGTTTCGCCGGCTATGGCGAATCCGCGCCCGGCATGCTCGACCTGTGGCAGGCGGCGAAGCCGACCGCCGAGGCGCTCGGCGTGTTGCCGATGGAGGTGTTGCAGGCGGGCTTCTGGCGGCTCGATCCGGCGCGGACGATCGCCAAATATGAATCGTTCGGGCGGCTCGACCCCGAGGGTGCGGCGGCGCGCGCCTTCGTCCGGCTGGAGGATTGGGCCAATGCCGGGGCGCCGCTGCCGCTCGCCGCGGCGCGCGACCTGTTCGAGGGGTTCGTCGCCGCCGACCGGCCGGGCACCGGCGGATGGATCGTCCGCGACGCCCCCGCCTCCCCGGCCCGGCTCGACTGCCCCGCGGTCGAGTTCGTCTCGCTCACCGACCGGATCGTCCCGGCGGCCACCGCCGCGGGGCTCGCCGACCGGCGCGACCTCGGCCTCGGCCATGTCGGGATGATCGTCGGCGGGCGTGGGCGGACGATGCTGTGGGAGCCGCTCGCGCACTGGATCGCGGCGCTGCCGCCGGGTAGACACGCACCAAAGTAG